Proteins encoded together in one Pseudomonas sp. TCU-HL1 window:
- a CDS encoding amino acid ABC transporter ATP-binding protein yields MISIKNVNKWYGDFQVLTDCSTNVKKGEVVVVCGPSGSGKSTLIKCVNALEPFQKGDIVVDGTSIADKATNLPKLRSRVGMVFQHFELFPHLSITENLTIAQTRVLGRNKDEALDKGLKLLDRVGLKAHAHKHPGQLSGGQQQRVAIARALAMDPVVMLFDEPTSALDPEMVNEVLDVMVELAQEGMTMMCVTHEMGFARKVADRVIFMDRGQIVEDCAKDEFFGDVNARSDRAQQFLAKILQH; encoded by the coding sequence ATGATTTCCATCAAGAACGTCAACAAGTGGTATGGGGACTTCCAGGTGCTGACCGACTGCAGCACCAACGTGAAGAAAGGTGAAGTGGTGGTGGTGTGCGGCCCCTCGGGCTCGGGCAAATCCACCCTGATCAAGTGCGTGAACGCCCTGGAGCCCTTCCAGAAGGGCGACATCGTGGTCGACGGAACCTCCATCGCCGACAAGGCCACCAACCTGCCCAAGCTGCGGTCCCGTGTCGGCATGGTGTTCCAGCACTTCGAGCTGTTCCCGCACCTGTCCATCACCGAGAACCTGACCATCGCCCAGACCAGGGTGCTCGGCCGCAACAAGGACGAAGCCCTGGACAAGGGCCTGAAGCTGCTCGACCGCGTTGGCCTCAAGGCCCACGCCCACAAGCATCCCGGCCAGCTCTCCGGCGGCCAGCAGCAGCGAGTGGCCATCGCCCGCGCCCTGGCCATGGACCCGGTGGTGATGCTGTTCGACGAACCCACCTCCGCACTGGACCCGGAAATGGTCAACGAAGTGCTGGACGTGATGGTCGAGCTCGCCCAGGAAGGCATGACCATGATGTGCGTGACCCACGAGATGGGCTTCGCCCGCAAGGTCGCCGACCGCGTAATCTTCATGGACCGCGGACAGATCGTCGAAGACTGCGCCAAGGACGAGTTCTTCGGTGACGTCAACGCCCGTTCCGATCGCGCCCAGCAGTTCCTCGCGAAAATCCTCCAGCACTGA
- a CDS encoding amino acid ABC transporter permease: MNYNWDWGVFLKSTGIGSEIYLDWFVTGLGWTIAIALAGWIIALLLGALLGVMRTVPNRWVSGIATVYVEVFRNVPLLVQLFLWYFLVPDLLPEPLEIWFKQDLNPATSAYLSVVVCLGLFTAARVCEQVRTGIQALPKGQLGAARAMGFRLPQIYRYVLLPQAFRIIIPPLTSEFLNIFKNSSVASLIGLMELLAQTKQTAEFSANLFEAFTLATLIYFTLNMSLMLIMRTVERKVAVPGLISVGGK, encoded by the coding sequence ATGAATTACAACTGGGACTGGGGCGTGTTCCTCAAGTCCACCGGGATCGGCAGCGAAATCTACCTGGACTGGTTCGTCACCGGCCTGGGCTGGACCATCGCCATCGCCCTGGCGGGCTGGATCATTGCCTTGCTGCTGGGCGCGCTGCTCGGCGTGATGCGCACCGTGCCGAACCGCTGGGTTTCCGGCATCGCCACCGTCTACGTGGAAGTCTTCCGTAACGTGCCGCTGCTGGTGCAGCTGTTCCTCTGGTACTTCCTGGTACCCGACCTGCTGCCGGAACCCCTGGAAATCTGGTTCAAGCAAGACCTCAACCCGGCCACCTCGGCCTACCTCAGCGTGGTGGTCTGCCTCGGCCTGTTCACCGCCGCCCGCGTCTGCGAGCAGGTTCGCACCGGCATCCAGGCACTGCCCAAGGGCCAGCTCGGCGCCGCCCGCGCCATGGGCTTCCGCCTGCCGCAGATCTACCGCTACGTGCTGCTGCCCCAGGCCTTCCGCATCATCATTCCGCCGCTCACCAGCGAGTTCCTCAACATCTTCAAGAACTCCTCGGTGGCCTCTCTGATTGGCCTGATGGAGCTGCTGGCGCAGACCAAGCAGACCGCCGAGTTCTCCGCGAACCTGTTCGAAGCCTTCACCCTGGCCACCCTGATCTACTTCACCCTGAACATGAGCCTGATGCTGATCATGCGCACGGTGGAGCGGAAGGTCGCGGTGCCCGGCCTGATCTCCGTAGGGGGTAAATGA
- a CDS encoding amino acid ABC transporter permease produces the protein MMDFSAIIPALPGLADGLLMTFQLMVLGVFGGVALGTLLALMRLSHSPLLSKVAGLYVNYFRSIPLLLVITWFYFAVPFLLRAITGEDTPVGAFTSCLVAFMMFEAAYFCEIVRAGIQAIPKGQMGAASALGMTYGQSMRLIILPQAFRKMTPLLLQQSIILFQDTSLVYTVGLMDFLNAARSRGDIIGQPHEFLIFAGLVYFSVSFIASQLVKLLQKRLAV, from the coding sequence ATGATGGATTTCTCCGCGATCATCCCCGCCCTGCCGGGCTTGGCCGACGGCCTGCTGATGACGTTCCAGCTGATGGTGCTGGGTGTATTCGGCGGCGTGGCCCTGGGCACCCTGCTCGCCCTCATGCGCCTGTCGCACAGCCCGCTGCTGTCGAAAGTTGCCGGGCTGTACGTCAACTACTTCCGTTCGATTCCGCTGCTGCTGGTGATCACCTGGTTCTACTTCGCGGTGCCCTTCCTGCTGCGGGCGATCACCGGTGAAGACACCCCGGTAGGCGCGTTCACCTCGTGCCTGGTGGCCTTCATGATGTTCGAGGCGGCGTATTTCTGTGAAATCGTCCGCGCCGGCATCCAGGCCATCCCGAAGGGCCAGATGGGCGCGGCCTCCGCCCTGGGCATGACCTACGGCCAGAGCATGCGCCTGATCATCCTGCCGCAGGCCTTCCGCAAGATGACCCCGCTGCTGCTGCAGCAGAGCATCATCCTGTTCCAGGACACCTCGCTGGTTTACACCGTGGGCCTGATGGACTTCCTCAACGCCGCCCGTTCCCGTGGCGACATCATCGGCCAGCCCCACGAGTTCCTCATCTTCGCCGGCCTGGTCTACTTCAGCGTGAGCTTCATCGCTTCCCAGCTGGTCAAACTCCTGCAGAAAAGGTTAGCCGTATGA